The Clupea harengus chromosome 6, Ch_v2.0.2, whole genome shotgun sequence genome contains a region encoding:
- the rxfp3.3a2 gene encoding relaxin-3 receptor 1, which translates to MQTLNGPVLMKAPAFTLTEMMEEILNLTGNGPYNKTLTDHKFNSLEDIDVADGSPILRIIISIVYSVVCAVGLVGNLLVFFLMKLRQGRKKSSINFFVINLAITDFQFVLTLPFWAVDTAMDFSWPFGDAMCKIILSITVMNMYASVFFLTAMSITRYWSVASALRNRTRHRVFSAKWVSAVLWILATVATAPTTIFATVKTVAGEKLCLLKFPDGQRWLALYHLQRIIIAFVLPMLTLSVCYLMLLRFIRQRSMNNKHTGRRSKVTKSVTIVVLSFFLCWMPNHAITLWGVLVKLNAAYWDRSYYIVHTYVFPVTICLAHANSCLNPVLYCLMRREFRKMLKNLFWRMSPPVMASTCKLRTNSTATKPQREDVQGVIPLNILDTENYRLSVIDRQFSLTCDKPTEEPSSIENRV; encoded by the coding sequence ATGCAAACATTAAACGGACCGGTGCTGATGAAGGCACCTGCCTTCACACTTACTGAAATGATGGAGGAGATCCTCAACCTGACCGGAAACGGACCTTATAACAAAACTCTTACGGATCATAAATTCAATAGTCTTGAGGACATAGATGTAGCAGACGGCAGCCCAATTCTCAGGATaatcatttcaatagtgtaTTCTGTGGTATGCGCGGTGGGGCTGGTTGGAAACCTGTTAGTATTTTTTCTGATGAAGTTAAGGCAGGGTAGAAAGAAATCCAGTATTAACTTTTTCGTCATTAACTTAGCTATAACTGACTTTCAGTTCGTTCTCACATTGCCGTTTTGGGCAGTGGACACTGCTATGGACTTTAGCTGGCCGTTTGGTGATGCCATGTGTAAAATTATTCTATCAATCACTGTTATGAACATGTATGCAAGTGTTTTCTTCTTGACTGCGATGAGCATCACCCGGTACTGGTCTGTCGCCTCAGCACTGAGAAACCGTACACGGCATAGGGTGTTTTCTGCCAAATGGGTAAGTGCGGTGTTATGGATCTTGGCCACTGTGGCCACAGCACCAACAACCATTTTTGCCACTGTAAAAACTGTTGCTGGGGAAAAGCTGTGCTTACTCAAATTCCCAGATGGACAACGCTGGCTTGCACTTTACCATCTTCAAAGAATTATCATCGCTTTCGTTCTGCCAATGCTCACATTGTCAGTCTGTTATTTGATGCTTCTAAGGTTCATTCGTCAAAGAAGCATGAACAACAAGCATACTGGACGACGTTCTAAAGTTACTAAGTCGGTGACTATTGTGGTTCTGTCATTTTTCCTTTGTTGGATGCCCAACCACGCAATAACCTTATGGGGTGTTTTGGTAAAACTGAATGCTGCATATTGGGATAGATCATATTACATTGTGCACACATATGTGTTCCCTGTAACTATATGCCTGGCCCATGCAAATAGTTGTTTGAACCCAGTTCTGTACTGTCTGATGCGGCGCGAGTTCAGAAAAATGTTGAAGAATTTGTTCTGGCGCATGTCCCCACCAGTTATGGCTTCGACTTGTAAATTACGCACAAACTCTACTGCAACGAAACCACAGAGGGAAGACGTTCAAGGTGTGATTCCGCTCAATATACTGGACACCGAAAATTATCGACTTTCTGTCATCGACAGACAATTTTCTCTAACCTGCGACAAACCAACAGAGGAACCTAGCTCTATTGAAAACAGAGTATAA